In the Primulina tabacum isolate GXHZ01 chromosome 7, ASM2559414v2, whole genome shotgun sequence genome, TCATCAGGAACAATAGTTGGATTCGTCCTCAAGCCTTTAACAGTACCGAAAGGTCCAGCTTTGTGCGGTTCACCCAATACCATAATCTGTTCTTGTGCACGACCTTTTCCTTGCTCAGCCAGGCGTAGCTTTTCATTCAACTCTCTAACTGTCCTTTTCAGCTCAAGAGTCTTGTCGGATAGCTTCATTATATCAGCTttcagaatatttatttttcccaTTGATTCGCATGAAGAAGAATCAACCTATGGAATAATCATAAGATTACATCAGATATCATCACATTAAGTTTTCCATCATATTCACATCAGGAAGGATATCTGCACGGTTAGGCTCAGAGTTAAATTTCCCAGACACTATATACACGTCAAGCATGCACAAACAACTTTCCTgccttaaatttttttactcTGCACATCAAGTTTTATCCAAGATGAAATTCACAAATTTTCTGTTCATAGCAACTAGAGAATAAGAAATCTACACTGTCATTCCCACTAACTAAAAGTCTTGCAACATCCATTCTGAATTATACagaaaaaagtaattttttcaCAAACTAATTCCTTGAAACACACCACCACTTCCAACAACAATACGTTATGAAATCACCAGGGGTAGTTGCACAACTCAAAATGGAATTTTATATAGATTCCTTCTAAAAAGCACTAAAATTAAAGGAACTCCTGGGATTCCCCCTTGATAACCACCGATGAGAATCATGGAGGAACCAACAaattaaaggaaaaaaataGAATAACAAAAAGAAACGATAACGGAACTGCACACCTCCAGATTAGACTTGGAGAGCGGAAGAATTTCAGTAGGCGGCTTGGAGGAGACAAACCCATGTGGGAACAAGAATGCGAAGATGCATCCCGCCAAAACCCCGATCCCAATTGCCGCAGCGATTCGAGATCCACGGCTCGACAATTGGCCGCTCCTCTCCTTCCGACCACCCGCCATTTCCTTGAAACTATATCCCCTACACAACCCCgagaaagaaaatttaaacaacACCAAACCTCAACAATCTTCCAAGAAACCCATGGATTTTATCCTCGTTTAGTGATCGATTGATGTGTCAACTTTCTTTCAGGTGTGCAGGAAGTGGCAAAGTCTTGGGCTTTGATGTGTTTGATGGGTCAAGGGAGGTTCGATTGCATGTTTCGAGAGCATGGATTTTGGTTTGTTCTTCAAAATCCTATCGACTGGTGTAGCCAAATCAACTTGAGATCAAAGTGGACTTAATTTTCATATAGACTGCGCCATCATCCTTGACCTAATTCAGTTGACAACTAAGCAGTGATCACTGTTTAATTCTGTGATAAACCATACCAAacctattttataaaaaaatatcatttttttatatatttctttCCCTTTAAACATCGATCGaatctttcaaaaaaaaaatatatataaataaataaatatatatatatatttatatatattcattaattaatGAGTGTGTCTCAACAAAATAATTGTCCCACTAATAATTTTTCAAGAGATGACAATGAGATGAATGTGCTTGTTTCTCATCGTTCATCGGTGAGAAgtcaataatataaatttttaaattgagAGAAACTTATGTTTAGCCCAAGTGGAAGTATTATATCATCGCAATTATGTCGGTATAATGCATCCACATCCcttttaatataaaatgtaaAAAATATAAGAGAAGTGATCGATAAGTGCCAAACACGAAAGGTGACGTTCATTCCATTAAGGAAGTCGAGTTGAATTAACCCATGTTACATTGGTTCTGAATGACAAATGCATATTAAacatattaataattattaggATCGTTATTTTGCTGCAATAAGTTTCGGAATAAATCTCTTGTAAGACttgtctcatgaatctttatctgtgagacggatcaaccctaccgatattcacaataaaaagtaatactcttaacataaaaaataatattttttcatggatgacccaaataagagatccgtctaacaaaatacgaaccgtgagactgtctcacacaagtttttgcctaaaataTGTGGTTGGAGTCTTGCGAGTGAAAAAATGAACGTTGGAAAAACTAATCTAATAATAAATCTGACACAACTCAGATTGCTATAAATTTAATGTGACCTCAGTGATCtagggatttggatcatctgcTATAGTTAAAACACAGCACATGCACTTTTTATAAGAGATGATCAACTGACCTCACATACTAccagataaatttaaaaaattgtcaGACAAAACGAGATAATCAGttgatcatctcgtgtaaaaagaTCACAGCACCGGTGCTGGGTGCTGTGTTTTTAACCACATGAGAGGATCCAAATCCGTGATCTAGACAAAATAACTATTAACTAATTCACATAGAAAAAGCATGCAATTATGGAAAGAAATGGAAACACAGTCGAGGAATTAAGTTGGCAACCACGGCCCAGATTGTGGAATCCATGAGTACACTCTccaaacaaaacaagacaaaaCAAGGAGTAAACTCACCCTTAGATTATTTCCATGTACATCAATTTTTAGAATCTGGGAGTTAGAATTACACGCAAAAATTCCCAAAGCAAGTATATACACAAGAGAACAAGATTGGCATACGACACAAAAACTACATAAACTCGATCATGAAACGCATGCATCAACCTTAGCATAGGGCCAAAACATTCCATGAAATTACTTTTGGaacatcataaaataaaatcattccATGAAATTACCTTTTGGaacatcataaaataaaatcacacCGGGTAACACTGATTCTCTATTTAGAGCTGTTCGTTAGAAGGCCTTCCTCCTGGACAAGAACATGCACGACCATCACAATTTGATTTCAGGAAAAAACAAATCAGGATGACTACTTTTCTAAAACAAGGAATTACATCCAATAATGCAAGAAATAAGTCATATTGCCCACAACAAACTAATATAGAATGCGAGAAGTTCTGTGACAGTTGACAGAATGCAAGCACACAGACAAATTCTCAATATGTGTAACTAACTGTGTGCGTGTATCTGGGAGGAGAGGAGTCCATACATTTTGGTCACTGGTGATAAAAGAAACAACTACAGTGATATCGTCAAGCTTCCCACCATAATAACGGAATCCAGCTTCTTGGGCTGCAGCAGAGAAAGGAGTCTGCCGGTTTTTGTCAAGTGCCCGTTCCCGCGCCAACGCTGCTATTTTCTGTGCAGTCACTTGAGGTGCTAAACCAGCTCTCACAGCATGAACCACAACCGCAATAATGTCATTGTTGTACAAATTGTCAAAAAGGCCATCAGTCCCAGCAATTATGACATCTCCGGGAGCAATGGGGACGGTAAATACCTGTGTAACACATAAGACCATTTAAGACCTGTTTGGATAGCAAACATAGTTCAAAAAACACTTCAATAAGCTTGACTTTTTTAAGGGTCTTTTGCCCGAAAAAGtatgaattttaatattttgacgtgtgatcaaataatttttcgtTTTTTAAAGAATAAACTGAATCATAAACCTCAAAGCCACATTTTCTGGCTTGTGGAAAATGAGTTTGTAAGCCCTTTAAACGATATTCTTCATCGAAACATCAGTTCTTTTAACGCCTTTAACTTAAAAGTTTCTCTATCTAAACACAAAATTAGTTTCAGATAGTTCGTACTTCATCCACAACATCAAGATAATAACAAGTCATGTTAAAAGTAAACACAGTGAAAGTGATGGACAATCTTATGCCTTCAAGGAGAAAGAAATAACATTTGAATGATACATCATAAAGAGATGAACAACCAATTAAGAATATATAACACGTGGAAAACTACTCACAAAGCGTGAAAATCTACAGCATTAATGAAAAGAAACAGCGGAATCCATTTGGCAAAAAAGATAGAGAACTCCCATTAAGGGTCGGATTTTCAAAGACGGAGTCAATACATTGAACAAGTCCTAATATATAGAAAATGAAGTTGAACATAGAATCAGGGACTGGCCATGGAAGTAGGTAAAAGCTACTGGTAAATACCCACACAGGTATATGCCAGGACTAGTTTTTATGTACAATTCTATGCTTCGAATAAAGGATCCACGTGACAGGTGCTTGTTATCACGACTAGGGGCAACATCCCTCCAATATTAAACAAGAGTCAATGAAGAGAGCATATTTTCAAATCCAGGATTAGATACGTGAAATCTTGCAGGAATTAGTATCCAGCAGTGAGTATGCACGGAAAGCAGAATTAATCAACGATGAGAGTTCCAAAAACTAAGTTTCTGGAACCTTGCAAGGTACTTTTTTTCGGTTGTcgaatcatcaatgaaaaacaAATAATGAATACACACGATCAAACAATGTAAAATGCAAGGAAAGCGCACAGCAATATTAAATGCTAGACACTGGAGAGCTACCAAAGCCTAGATAACTTTCACCCAGTCACTTTACAAATTACAGATACTCCCAAGTGCGTGTGACATCATGAGAAAATAAACACCATAAAAAATAAGCGCATGATGAATAATGATGGTTATTGCTACAtctatgaatgtattagaacaataAGCAGAAAGCAACTATAAAGGAAACAGGAGGTAATCTACCTGTCCAGAGCTCGGTAAGTCTCCAGCGTCACCACTCTCCAGCTGATAAGTATAATTGAAATCATGCTGCTGAACAGGGGATCTAAAAACTGCACTTCCATCTCTAACAACCATAAACCCACTATCCCCCAAATTAATGGCATGAAGACCCTACATAAGAAAGGTAGCACGAATAAAAAAGCCATGCAACTTGCAAGCATTGAGCTTATCCATTGTTTCTTATAAAAtcttaacatttaaaaatcaggGACAAATTACAGCTAAAATTTGCAGCAATGATTTTCTTAAGGTTCCTAGAGCAACTTTAGATGAGCAAAGCATGATGGTCAACTATTGCATATggtaatgataataataaaagatctatATGCATACTTCAGGATACCTGATCTGTGAGAGCAATAATACAAGCAGTGGAAGACCCTTTCGCTTTTGTGCTGGCATGGGCTTTCTCAAGAACTCTGGCTGGGTCAATGGAACCTCTTGGTTCATCTTGCACTGCATTAACCGAATTAGACATTAACTCACGAGCATAATACCCTGCATTGACACCAAGATCAGCCCATCCACCAACGCCATCAGCTACACCAATTGCTGGTTTATCAGTACAAATGAAATGAGCATCCTCTCCACCAGTTTCTTCTTTGTCGGGATGAGGCAGGTAACATGACCCAGATTTTAGTTTCAATGGCCTGCCCGTTGGGATGCTCCTGAATACAAGAAGATGAATAAATCCAAAGTAGAAATGGCAAAATAATTCGACATAGCAGAAAAGCTTCAGATCTCTCATTCCCGATGGTTTCAGAATAGAGTTTGATAAGAACAGCAAGGCCTCATTTGCTACCTGGATGTAGGATTAGATGATGCTCTGAAGGAAAAACTGTAGGATTAGATGATGCTCGgatggaaaaactttttaaaacGGATGAATCAGTTGGAGAAAGGTCATACAGAAATATGTGGGCGATTGCAAACTTTTCTTTACAAAAATTGATGAGTTTGGAGTTTTTCCCTTGTAAGGGTTAGAAAAATTCAAACAACAAAATCAAATGATCACAAACCAAGACATAATGTGGAGGTGAAACTCTACTCGAAAATTTCGATATGTAATAAAGTATAGCTCTGAGTGAATATAACAAATCAAATGGAATGAAATCAACATACAGCTCTGACGAATCTGCAAAACTTAAATGTTGTTCCTCCCTAGTAGAATTTTCAAAGGACACATCATGAGCAGTCCCAGCCGAGGAACAAGAAGGTGATAATAGATGAAAACCCTCAAAACCAAATCCCAGGAATGTATTGCCGTTTCCCTTTCGCTTCACAGCATTGTATGTGAAATACCCATAGAGAAAGAAGTTATTCGGCTGCTCTTTGTTTCCCAAACTCATGCTCACTTTTCTACTAATGTCAAAGCTTCTTCTGCTGTATGAACTGAAAGAATGATAAGCAGCCACACCAGGTTGAACAGGCCTAGAGTTCAAATTACTGATAGAGCAGCGAATGAGAGCTGACCTAGATCCACAGACAGACATAAGTTCCTTTTGAGAATTATTGCCCAAAACTTTATTAGGCTCTGCTAGCAGACATTCGATGTGATATCCACAAACTTGAAACGAAGGACCTGATACAGAAGGTATAGAAATTGTGCGAGAAAATGCTCCAACAACTGAAATATTCTTTCTTCGATTGGCTGTATGCAAATTTGCCTGAGCGGCAGCAAGACTGCCAGGACGCACAAATACGTACAGAGCGGTGAATTTCGCAGAGG is a window encoding:
- the LOC142551581 gene encoding putative protein phosphatase 2C 55 — translated: MPSNCFSALSHVIRKGIRGTITGRERGIRDQVDVLIDQGKKLIDQSNSLSSAKFTALYVFVRPGSLAAAQANLHTANRRKNISVVGAFSRTISIPSVSGPSFQVCGYHIECLLAEPNKVLGNNSQKELMSVCGSRSALIRCSISNLNSRPVQPGVAAYHSFSSYSRRSFDISRKVSMSLGNKEQPNNFFLYGYFTYNAVKRKGNGNTFLGFGFEGFHLLSPSCSSAGTAHDVSFENSTREEQHLSFADSSELSIPTGRPLKLKSGSCYLPHPDKEETGGEDAHFICTDKPAIGVADGVGGWADLGVNAGYYARELMSNSVNAVQDEPRGSIDPARVLEKAHASTKAKGSSTACIIALTDQGLHAINLGDSGFMVVRDGSAVFRSPVQQHDFNYTYQLESGDAGDLPSSGQVFTVPIAPGDVIIAGTDGLFDNLYNNDIIAVVVHAVRAGLAPQVTAQKIAALARERALDKNRQTPFSAAAQEAGFRYYGGKLDDITVVVSFITSDQNEEGLLTNSSK